The Gallus gallus isolate bGalGal1 chromosome 5, bGalGal1.mat.broiler.GRCg7b, whole genome shotgun sequence region TTATTTGTTGCAGAATTACTGGGACAGCGTGATTGTGCTGCAAATGTGTTGGCAGCTGTTGTTCTACTTCATCTAAAGCTAGAGCTCGAGCTTTTAATTTGCAGCAAACGTTCATCTGCTGCatgcttgtttcttttcaacAGCATCTCGGTGCGGTGCCCCCTGACAGCGGAGACTTCCATGAAATGGTGTGTCAAGCCTGCATGAACCACTGCCAGTTCCTGTGGGCCTATGCTTCACAGTTTGCAGGTGAAGAAAATTAAGAGCATTGAGACGATATTTCATGAATAagtctttctcttctgctttgttgaTTGATGACCTTGCACTATTTAAGGGCTTGGAGAAGTGCTACTCATGGGATGGGGACCCACAGCAGTGGGACATGCAGGGCTGGGGTAACcgttctgttaaaaaaaagcagttttcatttcTAGATCTTAACTCCAGAGGGCTCACTAGTTTATTTATTCCCTCAAAGATTTGCTAGCATATATATGGATGAATATTAATATTTGTATCAAGGAACTAATCTGAATCCAAGAACTGAAGAGGCACTGTAAGGAAAACAGCTGAGTCTAAGAGGCTCTGAGCAGAAAAAGGGTGACCTGAAAGAAATATGTAAAACGTTGATCTGAACTGTTAGGGCTCTGCTCAGGTTGTGTGTTCCGTCTGGTCACACCAGGCATCTCTCCAGTATGTGCTCACTGCAGGATCAGAAGGGGAGATGAGTTGATTCCAATGGATAAAGCTGGCTTCGTGTAGCCTTGTTTCCTCAGTGTTGCTTATAGCAACTGGATCTCATGTGCCAGgaatttcagtggaaattttaAGGACTCCAAGCAGGCTGAGTTTGTATTTGTTTGAATGGGAACATGGTGCAGaatgttggtttatttttctggaggttttgtttgttggttggtttttcttcctgtaatgAGCAGTGTCACTGAGAACACAAACTGACATCAAAACGTAAACTTGTTTTATGTAAGGAAGTGGTTATGGTGGTTGATTTGTCAAGgagttctgtttatttcagacagaaccatagaatccttagagttggaagggacttttaaaggccatccagcccaactctcctgcaatgattGGGACACCacagccagatcaggttgcccagggccttatccagcctcaccttgaaagtccccagggatggagcatccaccacatctctgggcaactgtttcagtgcctcaccactctcactgtaaaatgCTTCTTCTgtatatctaacctaaaccttaAACCTTTTTAagcattcctccttgtcctagcacaacagaccctgctaaagaaagagtctgtccccttctttcttgtagctcccctttagatactgaaaggccactatcaggtcaccttgcagccttcttttctccaggctgaacagcctcagctctctcagactgTCATCAttggagaggtgttccatcccttggatcatttttgtggccctcctctagatgCACTCTAAtagatccatgtctctcctgtaatGATGATtgcacatctggacacagtcctccaggtgaggcctcaccagtgcagagtagaggggcaggatcacctccctcgacctgctggccactttttttgatgcagcctgggatatggttggctttctgggctgcaagggcacagtgctggctcatgccaagcttgccatccaccagcacccccatgtctttttcagcagggctatgCTCaactcaatcctttcatcctccagctCGTATTGATAGCGGAGGTTGCCTCCACTCGGAGTCACTCCAAACTACTGGGACATAAGAACACTTGCACACCCCTAGTACCACTAAGTGTGACAACTGCTAATCTTGGTagaattttcttcatatttcttaaGTTTTTTGACCAAAAGGAGTATCGTCAGCAAAAGGTTTTAAGAGAGAAATCTGATATTAACATAACTATAAATTCTGCTTAGGAAGCACACGCACAGCAGAGGGTCTGGACACCTCAGAAAGTGTTGTGCTTCTAAGTTAATAACAGACATCTCATAAAACAATATATGAAGCTGAAAGATGTCTGTAAATGCTTTAGAAAGgtatggttttctttttgtttttttaaattctgtctgGAAGAACTGAGAGACTCCAACACAAAGTCAGCAAAAAGTATGTGATAGCTACTGAACCTGTGATAATGTTCAAGGAGTGCTAAGAAGGACAAGCATTTCAGTACAGATCTATCTGAAATACCATGCCAGAAAGTCACtattattttcacttctgtgcctgTTTATCTTCTAGTTCCTCCTTTGACCAAAGCGAACTCTCTTGAAGATGAAGGGATTGTCCTGAACGTTGAGGAaactgaagagcagaagaaagaagtaaaaaaagaaagcagaccAGAACACCAAGAAATAAAGGAGGAAAACCAAACGGAGCAGATTAACGAACCATCCACTAGCTCTGGGTCTGCTTGTCCAGAGGTAAATTGTGCTGCCTTTTCTGTCCTGCACATCTTCATACTTATGGTACGTGAAGCAAAACTCACCTCTTCCCCGAGAGGATCAGTGAGTAGGTGAATGTTTGCTATCTAATTGCTATGTCCCTCTTCAGCTGCTGACACTACAACCATGGTCTCAGTAGGTCACAGCCCAGGCTACAGAACTTGCCTGTGAAAGTAGGCGAGATAAGGGTGCAAGATTTCTTTGTATGTAGGGTAGATGCATCCCATCTGCTCTGCCTTTTTGCCTTTACTATGAGGCAACTTCTGAGTTTGCTACAGTACAGTGGTGTTATGCATTGTAATTGTATTTCCATAACAATTCAGCTAAGATTTCTTTAACATGTATGGCTAGTGCTTTAAGTTTCTAAAGAACAGCTGTATGTCCAGGGGAAACTTCTAACCTACATCAGAACCCTTGTGTGAACAAAGTTGTGTCAGAGGCAAAAGAAAAGTCTCATATAAGGAAAATGGTGTGCTGGAAAGAACAGCGTGTGTTTGAAATGGCAGAGCACTGAGTAATCTTTTTCAATTCAGGTAGGTGTTAAGAGTGAAGAATCAGGCTGCAAGCTGAAAGAACTCCAAAGCAAGcaggttttaaaaaaagatactgcCACCTTTTGGCCATCCAACTGGAGAAGCAAATTATGCACCTGTGAAGACTGTTTGGTATGTATTCTGCTCTCACGTAATCACTGAAGTTGGGAGAGGCAGGAAGGAGCTCCTACAGAAGCTTTGAAGAGAAGCTTGCAGATAGAAGACTGAGAATGTCCTTATGCTACATTATAAGCACATAAAATCCCTCCCCGTGACATAAACACACCAGACCCTGTGGAACTAACACAGTATGGATGAGCTCCTAAACATCTGTATTTCCTTTGCAACTCTAAGCCTTGTTTTGGAAGTCATCATGGGGAAATGGCCAAAATGCATGATACAGaacttaatttttattcttaccGGTGTGATTTGTGATACTGAATGCAGAAAAGGGTAGGAGAGAGCATCTGTGTCTGAGAAGTTTTGTAATGCAAAAGTAAATTTTACATTATTCTCCAGAAAATGTATGCAGAGCTCGAAGTCCAGTTCCTGACAGATGAATGTGACACTGTCTTGGCTTATGAAAACAAAGGCACCAGCGATCAAGAAACAGACAGAAGAGACCCTTTAATGGACACCCTTAACAGCATGAACAGAGTCCAGCAAGTAGAACTCATCTGTGGTAAATATAAAAGTATTCATTTTTACCATCTGCTTTAGTGTTTTAGGTGATCAGTATCAGATCTTGCAGTTTACTTTGAAATTAGTCTGAAATGAACATGTAGAAGACTAGGATGGATGGCAAACCTCAGTCAGTGTAACTATAGAAAAGTCTGTCCTCCCTGGGTGGTTGTTATAACTTACACTAAGGAACCAGATGGCATGGAAACTTCACTGTTTCACATGTTAGGTAGGGTAGTGATGGTGGTGTCTTCTGACGTGAACATTTAAACATTGGTTTACAATTCTGGCTTCTGTTGTTTTGGCCACATCTCGGTGTCTGGGGCAGCGCCCCTCACTGTGAAGCTGTGGTGAAGGCTGGTTCTTGGGATCTGTTCTACACAGCATAGTGAATTCCAGCCCATTTCTCTGAAGGCCACCTGTTCAAGATCCTCAGAGGCCAGGCAGATCAATATTCAGGCATCTCTTGTTTAGCCAAACTTGTTTCATTCTTGGAttttttgctgtaatttatAACCCAGTTCAAGTCTAGATTTCTCAAGTAAACCTAATGACAGAGGAGGTGCGACAGGCTGTCATATTGAACCAGTCGTGAACTAAGTCTGTGcatcttgttttgttctcttcacTTCTCCATCCAGAATACAACGACCTGAAGACAGAACTGACTGACTATCTCAGGAGATTTGCAGATGAGGGAACGGTAAGCTGCAGCTTGCAGAATTTGAAGAACTCTGTGCCAGAAATGGTGTTTTAGAACATTGTTGAAGGATTTTAGatactgctgtgctgcaccgTGGtggttttcct contains the following coding sequences:
- the UBR7 gene encoding putative E3 ubiquitin-protein ligase UBR7; the protein is MAAAAEGAGPGGGGGGAGAAEEPVVSLAEVLAENEELEKEARAVLGGSDHERCSYSQGAVKRQALYACSTCTPPGAEPAGICLACSYECHGSHRLLELYTKRNFRCDCGNSKFKNLQCKLLPEKGKVNSGNKYNDNFYGLYCTCKRPYPDPEDEIPDEMIQCIVCEDWFHGRHLGAVPPDSGDFHEMVCQACMNHCQFLWAYASQFAVPPLTKANSLEDEGIVLNVEETEEQKKEVKKESRPEHQEIKEENQTEQINEPSTSSGSACPEVGVKSEESGCKLKELQSKQVLKKDTATFWPSNWRSKLCTCEDCLKMYAELEVQFLTDECDTVLAYENKGTSDQETDRRDPLMDTLNSMNRVQQVELICEYNDLKTELTDYLRRFADEGTVVKREDIQHFFEEFQSRKRRRTNRMQYYCS